The Tautonia plasticadhaerens nucleotide sequence CCGCAGATCCCCGAGGGGCCGATCCTGGGGGGCGGCAAGCCGAGTCCCCAGGTCCCCGTCCCCGAGCCGAGCACCCTGGCCGTCTGGGTCGCCCTGGGCCTGGGGGGCGCCTTCGCCTTGCAACGCCGACGGGCCTCCGCCTGATCGATCCGGCCGCCGGGACGAAGCCGTCCCGGGCCGCGGGCCATCCCGAGCCGACCGGCCCCTTTCCAAGGGCCGGCCCATCCCCTACCCTCGACCATCGGACCCGGGCCGGGCGCCTCGCCCTCCCCGGGCGGTGTCGAGGGGCTTCGGCGTTGTTGCGGGGATGGACCAGCGATGGGCAGTCGACTCGGGCGGATCGGGGGCGTCGCCGGCCTCGGGGTGGTGCTCTCGGCCTCGATCGGCGTGGCCTGGGCGACCCAGGAGGAGGCACCGCCGCCGGGTGGCGTGTCCCGGCTGGTGCCGATCCCCGACACCTGGAAGGAGCCCCCCCGGGTCCGGCCGGCCGAGGGGTCCGGCTCCGGGCGGGACGGCTTCGCCTGGTACCGCTCCGCCGTGGTCGTGCCGGGGGACTGGGAGGGCCGGGCCCTCGAACTGTTCGTCGAGCCCGTCGACGACGCCCGGGCGGCGTTCGTCAACGGGGTCCAGGTCGGCTCGGCGGGGACGTTCCCACCCCAGTACCGCAGCGGCCTGGGGGAGCCCGGCCGGCACCCCGTCCCCGAGGGCCTGATCCGCCCCGGCGAGCCGAACGTGGTCGCCGTCCGCGTCTACTACAACGACGGCCGGAGCAACTTCGCCGTCGCCGCCCCCGCACTGTATGACCCGGAGGGGGGCGAGGCGATCAAGCTGGAGGGCCCCTGGGAGTACCTCCCCGGCGACGACCCAGGCTGGGCCGAGGGCCCCGTCTCCCCCCCCGAGGCGACCTTCGGCCGGGTCGATCGCTTCGACGACCTCGACGCCTACCTCCGCCTCCGACGGGGGGACACCGCGCCCCTGTCCCCCGAGGCCGCCCTCGACGCCTTCGCCGTGGCCGACGGCCTGGCGGTCGACCTCGCCCTGGCCGACCCGGCCATCTCCCAGCCGCTCCAGGTCTCGTTCGACGAGCGCGGGCGGATGTGGGTCGTCGAGTACCGCCAGTACCCCGAGCCCGCCGGCCTGACGATGGTCAGCCGGGACAAGTTCCTCCGGACCGTCTACGACCGGACCCCCGAGCCCCCGCCGCACGGCACGCCGGGCATCGACCGCGTCTCGATCCACGAGGACCGGGACGGCGACGGCTCCTTCGAATTCCACACGACTTTCCTCGACGACCTGAACCTCGCCACCTCGATCGCCCGGGGACGGGGGGGCGTCTGGATCCTCAATCCGCCCTACCTCCTCTTCTATCCCGACCGGGACGGCGACGACGTGCCCGACGGCGAGCCCGAGGTCCACCTCGAAGGCTTCGGCCTGGAGGACAGCCACTCCCTGGCCAACAGCCTGACCTGGGGGCCCGACGGCTGGCTCTACGCCGCCCAGGGGAGCACCGTCACCGGCCGGATCCGCCGACCCGGAGAGCCCGACGAGGCGATCGTGCACTCGATGGGCCAGCTCATCTGGCGCTACCACCCCGAATCCCGACGCTACGAGATCTTCGCCGAGGGGGGCGGAAACACCTTCGGCGTCGAGGTCGACGCCCTCGGCCGGGTCTACTCGGGCCACAACGGCGGGGACACCCGGGGCTTTCACTACGTCCAGGGCGGCTACTACCAGAAGGGGTTCACCAAGCACGGCGCCCTCTCCAACCCCTACGCCTTCGGCTACTTCCCGCCGATGGGGCACCATACCGTCCCCCGCTTCTCCCACACCTTCGTGATGGAGGAGGGGGGGGCCTTCCCCGAGCAATTCCGGGGCAAGCTGTTCGGCGTCGAGCCGCTCCAGGGTCAGGTGGTCCTCAGCGAGGTCATGCCCGAGGGCTCCACCTTCGAGACCGCCGACCTCGACCGCCCGCTCGCCACCGAGGACCCCTGGTTCCGCCCCGTCGCCATCGCGCTCGGTCCCGATGGCGCGCTCTACGTCGCCGACTTCTACGAACAGCGGATCGACCACAGCAGCCACTACGCCGGTCGGGTCGACAAGGCCAACGGCCGGATCTACCGCCTCCGGGCCGCCGACGCCGAGCCCGGCCGGTATCCCGGAGGGGTCGGGCCGCAACCGCCCTTCGACCTCTCGGCGATGACCGGCAGTGAGTTGATCGCCCTGCTCGACCACCCCAATCGTTGGACCCGCCACACGAGCCTCCGCGTCCTCGGCGACCGCAAGGACGCCTCGCTCATCCCCGGGCTCCGGGACTCACTCCTGACCCTGGAGGCCAGCGACCACGCCCTGGATCGCCTCTGGGCCCTGAACCTCTGCGGCGGGCTCGACGAGCAGACCGCCCTGGCGCTGCTCGACCACCCCGACCCGCACGTCCGGCTCTGGGCCGTCCGCCTCACGTGCGACGACTCCGAGGCCGGCGACGCCCTCGCCGACGCCCTGGCCGACCTCGCCGCCCGGGAGCCCTACGTGGCCGTCCGGAGCCAGCTCGCCTGCTCCGCCCGACGGCTGCCGGCCGACCAGGCGTTGCCGATCGTCCGAGGCCTGCTCTCCCGGGACGAGGACGCGGCCGACCCCCACCTCCCCCTGCTCCTCTGGTGGGCGATCGAGGACAAGGTCGGCGAGGATCCCGATCGGGTGCTCGGCCTGTTCGACGAGGCCGGGCCCTGGGACGAGCCGATCGTCTCGCAGGCGATCCTCGGCCGCCTCATGCAGCGCTTCGCGCGGGCCGGGACCCGGGCCGACCTGCTCTCCTGCGCGACCCTGCTGGAGCGGGCCCCGTCGCCGGAGGACGCGGAGACGCTGATGTCGGGCTTCGAGGCCGCCTTCGAGGGCCGGCCCCTCTCCGCCCTGCCCGACCGGCTGGTGCAGGCCATCGCCGGCTCCGGGGGCGGCTCGCTCCCGCTCCGGGTCCGCCAGGGCGGCGACGAGGCGGTGGCCGAGGCGCTGGCGATCATCGCCGACCCCTCGGCCGACGCCGACGACCGCCTGGAGCTGATCCGCACGATCGGCGAGATCCGGGACGAGCGGGGCGTCCCCGCGCTGATCTCGGTCGCCTCGTCCGACGGCCCCGAGTCGATCCGGGCCGCCGCCCTGGCCGCCCTCCGCCCCTTCGACGACCCGAGGATCGCCCGGGTCGCCCTCGACCTGCACGACGAACTCCCTCCCGAGGCCAGGGAGGCCGCGCAGGACCTGCTCGTCGGCCGACGGCCCTACGCCTCCGCCCTGCTCGACGCGATCGCCTCCGGCGGCGTCGACCGCTCGATCGTCCCCCAGTCGACCGCCCGCAAGCTCCTCCTGCTCGGCGACGACGCGCTCTCGGCGTCGGCCCGGGAGATCTGGGGGGACCTCGGCGGCGAGTCGACCGAGCGGCTCCGCCAGGCGGTGCAGACCCTGGAGGGGATGATCGCCGCCGGCTCCGGCAATCCCTACACCGGCAAGGAACTCTATCTGCAGACCTGCGGCAAGTGCCACGCCCTATTCGACGAGGGCGGGGACGTCGGCCCGAGCCTCACGAGCTATCAGCGAGACGACCTCCGGGCGATGCTCACCGCCGTCGTCGACCCCGGCGCCGAGGTCCGGGAGGGTTACGAGACCTACCTCGCCCTCATGCTCGACGGCCGGGTCGTCACCGGGTTCCTCGTCGACCAGGATGACCGG carries:
- a CDS encoding PVC-type heme-binding CxxCH protein — its product is MGSRLGRIGGVAGLGVVLSASIGVAWATQEEAPPPGGVSRLVPIPDTWKEPPRVRPAEGSGSGRDGFAWYRSAVVVPGDWEGRALELFVEPVDDARAAFVNGVQVGSAGTFPPQYRSGLGEPGRHPVPEGLIRPGEPNVVAVRVYYNDGRSNFAVAAPALYDPEGGEAIKLEGPWEYLPGDDPGWAEGPVSPPEATFGRVDRFDDLDAYLRLRRGDTAPLSPEAALDAFAVADGLAVDLALADPAISQPLQVSFDERGRMWVVEYRQYPEPAGLTMVSRDKFLRTVYDRTPEPPPHGTPGIDRVSIHEDRDGDGSFEFHTTFLDDLNLATSIARGRGGVWILNPPYLLFYPDRDGDDVPDGEPEVHLEGFGLEDSHSLANSLTWGPDGWLYAAQGSTVTGRIRRPGEPDEAIVHSMGQLIWRYHPESRRYEIFAEGGGNTFGVEVDALGRVYSGHNGGDTRGFHYVQGGYYQKGFTKHGALSNPYAFGYFPPMGHHTVPRFSHTFVMEEGGAFPEQFRGKLFGVEPLQGQVVLSEVMPEGSTFETADLDRPLATEDPWFRPVAIALGPDGALYVADFYEQRIDHSSHYAGRVDKANGRIYRLRAADAEPGRYPGGVGPQPPFDLSAMTGSELIALLDHPNRWTRHTSLRVLGDRKDASLIPGLRDSLLTLEASDHALDRLWALNLCGGLDEQTALALLDHPDPHVRLWAVRLTCDDSEAGDALADALADLAAREPYVAVRSQLACSARRLPADQALPIVRGLLSRDEDAADPHLPLLLWWAIEDKVGEDPDRVLGLFDEAGPWDEPIVSQAILGRLMQRFARAGTRADLLSCATLLERAPSPEDAETLMSGFEAAFEGRPLSALPDRLVQAIAGSGGGSLPLRVRQGGDEAVAEALAIIADPSADADDRLELIRTIGEIRDERGVPALISVASSDGPESIRAAALAALRPFDDPRIARVALDLHDELPPEAREAAQDLLVGRRPYASALLDAIASGGVDRSIVPQSTARKLLLLGDDALSASAREIWGDLGGESTERLRQAVQTLEGMIAAGSGNPYTGKELYLQTCGKCHALFDEGGDVGPSLTSYQRDDLRAMLTAVVDPGAEVREGYETYLALMLDGRVVTGFLVDQDDRVVVLRGADGRNEVLPRPEIEELAGVPQSVMPSGLLDPMSDQQVRDLFAYLRSTQPLSN